A segment of the Desulfitobacterium dehalogenans ATCC 51507 genome:
TAAGGGGGGGTGCCAAAAAGCTGCCTTTTCCAGGGAGATAGAGAGGCGACCCAGAAGGAGTAATTCTTTGTTCTTCTCAAAACAAACCCAAGTTCCAGGTTCGATTCCATAAAGGGTAAAGTCCAATGAAATCGGCAGATTGGTGACGACATTTGCTGGACCATTACTGACGTCACTACGAGAGATGCTCCATAAACCATCTGTCCAGAAAATATTAATCACCCGATGAAAGACAGAGTGTACCCTACCCTTATCCCTGGACCCACGCAAATAATCCAGCACGAATGGCCCTATGCTCAATGCCGACAGGAGATCAGAATTCATAGATGACACCTTCTTGAATAGTGTAACGTTTTTATTATGGTAACAATTTATTCAAGGGATGTAAATGGGAGAGGTGATCACATGGTGAGTAGCTCAGCTTTAATGGTAATTCCTTTGAATTGTGGACAATTGCAGTTTAACCGCAGTGTATTTACGGGAAGCCCTAAAGACTCTATCTTGGAACTGCCGGTTTTTGCCTTTCTGATTCTTCATCCTCAAGGCATGATCCTTTTTGATACTGGGCTTCCGCCCCGGCTTTGGTCTGGTTCCACAATCATGGAGCTTATCCCCGGGCTTAGGGCAAAGCAAGGGAACAGTGAGGGCCTGGTTCGAGAAATTGAGAAGCAGGGTTATTCACATAAGGATATCTCCATCATTGCGAATTCCCATAATCACCCCGATCACGCCGGGGGGAATACCCTAATCCCTGAGGCACACTGTATCTGGCAAGGACATAGGGGAGATTATGATCTTTTTCGTGATGGTTCGATTCTTTTGCTGCCAACCCCAGGCCATTCCACTGATCACCGTTCCATGCTGGTCCGGGGAAATAACAAGCAGGTACTTCTGACTGGGGATGCCTGTTTTCGGCCAAATAATCTTATTGATTTAAATCCGCCCTTGATTCTGGAGGATCGCCAAGAGGCCTTACAGTCTCTGGAACGTTTAAGAGATATAAGCGAAGAAAGGGAGACGGTGATCTTGACCAGCCATGATCCTTTAGTCAGAGGAGAAGCGGTTATTCTTTAATAGTTTACAAATGGAGAAAGAGGGGAAGAGAATGAAAAAGGTGATCTCAGCTGTTCTCATGGTCACATTGCTGCTCAGTGGCTGTGCCACTAAAGATCAAAGAGATCAAGTCAATGGAACGAAGTCAGAACAGGGAACCATCTATTATGTACAGACTTCGCCGGCTAACATGCTGCAGCAATTAAGCACAGGAGAGATAGACGCCTTCGTCGCCTGGGAGCCCAATAATGCTCAAGCTGTCACGGAAGGAACAGGACGTTATCTTATGCAATCAGGTGAAGTCGCTGCAGAGCATCCTTGTTGTATCTTAGCACTGGCAGGAACTGAAGGAGACGAGGATTTGGCATTGGCCTTAGCTTGGGCCAATGTAAAAGCCGTCAACTTCATCAATGATGGCAACAACCATGAAAAAATGCTTCAATATGCTATGGATTTTACAGGGAGAGACAAAGAATCCGTAGTGGAAGCATTGACCTATACGAAATATGTGAGCTTTCCGGATCGGGAACGGTTAGCAGATTTCCTGGGAGCCATGCGCCAAAACGGAACCTTGGTCAAGGAACCTGCTGCCTTGGGATATGCAAACGATGAAGCCTTCTTCCAGGCTTTTATGAATAAGGACTACGTGGAGCGGGTCAACGCTGAATTAGAGATGAATCCCTCATGGGTACCGCCGTCAGTCAGCGGAAAACAAATTACTTTAGGTTATATCAATCAGGATCTTCACCATCTTCCGATGTTCATTGCTTCTCAAGAAGGCTATTATGAGGCAGTAGGTCTGGTCCCCGGACAGAATCTCCAGCTTAAGGGGTACGCTAACGGTGTTGCTGTCATGGAAGCCTTCAAGGTGAAGGAATTAAATGCCTCTTATCTCGGCGTGGCTCCAGCCGTTCTTAAACAGCTCAATGACGGAATTGCCCTTCGGGGGATTGCGGGTGCTAATGATGAAGGCTCTGCTATCGTCGTGGCTAAGGGCTCAGATATCCAATCCATTAGTGATCTAAAGGGTAAAACGGTAGCTATTCCAGGGCTTGGGACGGTTCAGAGCTATATACTGGATTTGGTCGCCCGGAATAACACTATGAAACTCCAAGCTAAGTAAAAAACAAGTCAGGCAGCCTTCAACGTCTTAGGAAGGAACAGACCTTGTTGACAATGGAGAAACCTAAAGGAGAGGACAGAATGAGTCGGCTTACCACGGATCAGAACATAAAGAGGATGCAATTACCCCCTTGGGAAGGAATAGCCGCAGGGCTCTTTGCTCTGTCTATCTGGCAAATTTCAGCTAACTTAGAGTTCGTCGCCTCACCCTATATCCTGAGTCAGAAGTTTGCGGGCTTAGTCCTAGAGGGGGATCCTCTTTATAATTTGACCCTGCTCCAAATGCTGGGAACCAGTTTAACTACACTTCTGGCGGGAGCAGGTTCAGCCTTTATCGTTGCTATTCCTTTAGGAATTTTGATGGGATATTTTCGTGGCCTGAGCCGTTTTCTCAATGTGTATATCAGTTTATGCCGTCCTATTCCTCCTATGGCTTGGATTCCGGTAGGATATATCTTATTTGCCGGGATGCCTCAACCTACCCTCTGGGTACAGATCATGGTTGTTTTCGTAGGAGCTTTTTTCCCCAGCTTTACTGCCACAGCCCACGCGGTCCAAAGCGTGGATCCCATCCTTATCGAGGCTGCCCAGACCTTAGGGGCCAGACATGAGAGACAGATTCTATGCAAAGTCCTCCTGCCTTCTGTGGTCCCAGCAGTCATTTCTGGTATTCGAAGCGGGCTGGGGGTAGGCTGGATGTGTATTATCGGGGCGGAATTTGTCGGCGGGCGTATGGGGATTGGTGCTTATATCTGGTCGCTCTACACTATCGGGGGAAGGATGAGTGAGATTATGATCGCCATTCTTTGTGTGGGGATCGTTGGCTTTATGATGAATGAAGGAATAAGCTTGATTGGGCGGAGGATAGCACGTTGGTACTCATGGTAGAGAATGTATATAAAGAAATAGATGGGAAAAGCGTCCTGGAAGGGATCTCCTTTAATCTTCAGGAAGGGGACTTTACCTGCCTGACCGGACCCAGTGGCTGCGGCAAAACTACACTCCTGCGGCTTGCAGCGGGTCTTACTCAACCTTCAGGAGGGCGGATATGCTTAAACGGAAGCCGGACAGGAACCAAGCCGGATAGTGGTTATGTCTTTCAGGAAGGGGCGCTCTTCCCTTGGCTCACAGCAGCACAAAATGTGGCATTCGGACTGAATCTTAGGGGAGTGCCCCCTGAGGAAACAAAGCAGCGTGTTCATGATGCTCTGGAAATGGTGGAACTCAAGGGATTCGAAAATTATTATCCCAAAGAACTTTCAGGGGGAATGCGAATGCGGGCTGCGTTGGCCAGGGTCTTGGTTTACCAACCTAAGCTTATTCTCATGGACGAG
Coding sequences within it:
- a CDS encoding N-acyl homoserine lactonase family protein, which gives rise to MVSSSALMVIPLNCGQLQFNRSVFTGSPKDSILELPVFAFLILHPQGMILFDTGLPPRLWSGSTIMELIPGLRAKQGNSEGLVREIEKQGYSHKDISIIANSHNHPDHAGGNTLIPEAHCIWQGHRGDYDLFRDGSILLLPTPGHSTDHRSMLVRGNNKQVLLTGDACFRPNNLIDLNPPLILEDRQEALQSLERLRDISEERETVILTSHDPLVRGEAVIL
- a CDS encoding ABC transporter substrate-binding protein, yielding MKKVISAVLMVTLLLSGCATKDQRDQVNGTKSEQGTIYYVQTSPANMLQQLSTGEIDAFVAWEPNNAQAVTEGTGRYLMQSGEVAAEHPCCILALAGTEGDEDLALALAWANVKAVNFINDGNNHEKMLQYAMDFTGRDKESVVEALTYTKYVSFPDRERLADFLGAMRQNGTLVKEPAALGYANDEAFFQAFMNKDYVERVNAELEMNPSWVPPSVSGKQITLGYINQDLHHLPMFIASQEGYYEAVGLVPGQNLQLKGYANGVAVMEAFKVKELNASYLGVAPAVLKQLNDGIALRGIAGANDEGSAIVVAKGSDIQSISDLKGKTVAIPGLGTVQSYILDLVARNNTMKLQAK
- a CDS encoding ABC transporter permease; protein product: MSRLTTDQNIKRMQLPPWEGIAAGLFALSIWQISANLEFVASPYILSQKFAGLVLEGDPLYNLTLLQMLGTSLTTLLAGAGSAFIVAIPLGILMGYFRGLSRFLNVYISLCRPIPPMAWIPVGYILFAGMPQPTLWVQIMVVFVGAFFPSFTATAHAVQSVDPILIEAAQTLGARHERQILCKVLLPSVVPAVISGIRSGLGVGWMCIIGAEFVGGRMGIGAYIWSLYTIGGRMSEIMIAILCVGIVGFMMNEGISLIGRRIARWYSW
- a CDS encoding ABC transporter ATP-binding protein — encoded protein: MVENVYKEIDGKSVLEGISFNLQEGDFTCLTGPSGCGKTTLLRLAAGLTQPSGGRICLNGSRTGTKPDSGYVFQEGALFPWLTAAQNVAFGLNLRGVPPEETKQRVHDALEMVELKGFENYYPKELSGGMRMRAALARVLVYQPKLILMDEPFAALDSRTRNKLQSDMVDLWQRLRPTILMVTHNIDEAVYLGNKIIVLSGQPGRVVEEIEVTMERPRDRTERSFGLIRKHVLSLLGE